Proteins from one Nicotiana tabacum cultivar K326 chromosome 23, ASM71507v2, whole genome shotgun sequence genomic window:
- the LOC107816710 gene encoding uncharacterized protein LOC107816710 → MDRYQKVEKPRVETPIDANEIRITSQGRMRSYITYAMTLLQENTSDEIVFKAMGRAINKTVTIVELIKRRIVGLHQITSITSTDITDTWEPLEEGLLPLETTRHVSMITMTLSKKELDKNNIGYQPPIPADQVKVSTDIDYEGDGSPNGRGRGRGGRGRGRSRGYSGNGFMPAEYDDGGYDRNRSYGRGRGRGRGRNFRGRGRGGYGGALDTQQDAGGYIQEAPGRNFRGRGRGGYGGALDTQQDAGGYIQEAPGRNFRGRGRGGYGGALDTQQDAGGYIQEAPVQGRGRGRGRGPRGRGRGFRPNGPPIHVAA, encoded by the exons ATGGATCGGTACCAGAAGGTAGAAAAGCCAAGAGTAGAAACACCCATTGATGCAAATGAGATTCGTATCACCAGCCAAGGCCGCATGAGAAGCTATATTACCTACGCTATGACCTTGCTTCAG GAAAACACATCAGATGAGATTGTGTTCAAGGCCATGGGCAGGGCAATTAACAAGACTGTGACAATTGTGGAATTGATTAAG AGGAGAATTGTTGGTCTTCACCAAATTACTTCTATTACATCCACAGACATTACTGATACATGGGAACCCCTTGAGGAAGGCCTCCTGCC TCTTGAAACAACCAGGCATGTCTCAATGATTACAATGACTCTTTCTAAAAAGGAGCTGGATAAGAATAATATCGG GTACCAACCTCCAATTCCAGCTGACCAGGTGAAGGTGTCCACAGACATTGACTATGAAGGAG ATGGGTCACCCAATGGTCGAGGAAGAGGTCGTGGTGGTAGAGGAAGGGGAAGGTCTAGAGGTTATTCAG GAAATGGCTTTATGCCTGCGGAGTATGATGATGGAGGGTATGATCGGAATCGGAGCTACGGCAGGGGCAGGGGTCGAGGCAGGGGTCGGAACTTCCGTGGGCGTGGCAGGGGAGGGTACGGTGGTGCTCTGGACACTCAGCAAGATGCTGGTGGCTACATCCAAGAAGCACCTGGTCGGAACTTCCGTGGGCGTGGAAGGGGAGGGTACGGTGGTGCTCTGGACACTCAGCAAGATGCTGGTGGCTACATCCAAGAAGCTCCAGGTCGGAACTTCCGTGGGCGTGGAAGGGGAGGGTATGGTGGTGCTCTGGACACTCAGCAAGATGCTGGTGGCTACATCCAAGAAGCACCTGTTCAGGGCCGAG GCCGTGGACGTGGCAGGGGACCTCGTGGCAGGGGACGTGGATTCAGACCTAATGGACCGCCAATCCATGTTGCTGCGTAG
- the LOC107816711 gene encoding uncharacterized protein LOC107816711: MLYTANILTQKRNPFCKKMELRKSHFLLKSILLLIFLLVFVSVSYQISIPSKQDGFWYENRTPKVDSILIEAFFDPVCPDSRDSWPPLKQALQQYGSRVSLLVHPFPLPYHDNAFLTSRALHVVNKLNASATYKLLESFFDHQAEFYNKATFALSRASVVEKVARFSTNTIGNSNYDVIKAGFTDYKTDQATRFSFKYGCVKGVYGTPFFFVNGFPLPDAGSALDYKGWRRVLDPLVHQQDTEE; encoded by the exons ATGCTTTACACTGCTAATATCTTAACCCAAAAGAGGAACCCTTTTTGCAAGAAAATGGAGCTTCGGAAAAGCCATTTTCTTCTCAAATCCATTTTATTGCTGATCTTTCTCCTGGTATTTGTTTCTGTAAGTTATCAAATTTCGATCCCTTCCAAACAAGATGGGTTCTGGTACGAGAACAGAACACCAAAGGTAGATTCAATTTTGATCGAGGCTTTCTTTGACCCAGTTTGCCCTGACAGTAGAGATTCATGGCCCCCACTTAAACAAGCTCTACAGCAATACGGTTCTCGTGTCTCTCTTCTTGTCCATCCATTCCCTTTGCC TTACCATGACAATGCATTTCTTACCTCGCGCGCATTACATGTTGTCAATAAGTTGAATGCTTCTGCCACGTACAAGCTACTGGAGTCTTTCTTTGATCATCAG GCAGAGTTTTACAACAAAGCGACTTTCGCCTTGTCTAGAGCATCTGTTGTAGAAAAGGTTGCAAGGTTTTCAACTAATACAATTGGGAATTCGAATTATGATGTGATTAAGGCTGGCTTTACTGACTACAAAACTGATCAGGCCACAAGATTTTCCTTCAAG TATGGCTGTGTGAAAGGTGTGTATGGAACTCCCTTTTTCTTTGTAAATGGGTTTCCACTTCCAGACGCTGGCTCAGCACTGGACTACAAAGGGTGGAGACGTGTCCTCGACCCATTGGTTCACCAGCAGGACACGGAGGAATGA